AGGTGGTGATTTTGGTGATCAGTATATTACAATCTCGCGTCTCAGTGTATTTTAACTGTGGTACTGTGTCTATAATGTTTTATATTCTTGGTTACTCTGTTGGCGTGGTAGCTCTGATGTTGTACTCTTATCAACTTTCGTCAATAACGCTGCAGTGAATTGTGCGTTACGCCCCTTAACAAAAAAGAATTGTACGTTACGAAAGGGTATCATGATTCATGAGCTTTTttagcagaaaaaaaaaagattggatAAGTTGAGGAAACTTTTTTTGTGAGGGGGAGAGAGGGGTGACTGGGTGGGGCTCAACTAGTGTTTTAAGTTTTACATAATTGGTACAAGAGTTATTCTTTTGTTACaggagttttttttaatataatggaTTTTAAGGGTAAATTTGTGAAGAATTAATTATAGAGGAAAAGGAAAACAAGATTTGTCTTTCACATAAATATTCTCTAATTTggtgatttttttaataataaaagatgaaattgaagataAGCCCTAATTTTTGATTTGATATCATAGaattgttttttttcctttctttttgtcAAAACCCTCTATGGCAATATATTATGAGGAATTTATATTTGTTAATAAAAGTTACAATTTTTATCATTTACATTTAGGCAGTTTTTTTTGGGAGGGTTGTAAAATAAGTGAATTGGTGGCTCACCACACTTTAAAATTAGTTCACAAAAATCTAAATATTATAAGATGTTGATATAATATTTTCACTCACACTCCCCCCCCCCCAGTATTGTTTGAGACCCCTACTCACATCCACTTTCCCTAATCACCCTCAGTGGTCTTCTCGCTTTGTGGATCTTCCTTTACCGGATCATCCTTTTGTTCTTTACTGTTGAACCTTCTCCGATTATGAGACGCTTGTGCTTCTCTTTGTCTTTGTCATTTTCCTCGCCAATGTTAGTTTCGTCCTCGTCTTTGTTCTCATGCTTGGTGTCACCTTCATTTACCTCTATGTAGCCTTTCGCGTCCCTGAGGAGCTCTTCTTTGATGAGCAGTAGACTCTGAAGACAAAGACATTAATTTCCTCTCCTTTGTCTGCAATCCTGCTACCTTACCTCTGCCGTCATTGCTTGTGTTTATTGAGTATCACTTTGATCTAGTAGCAGTAATGTTGAATTTTGGTACTTCGAAGCGAAATCATTACAGAAAAATAGCTTTGGCAGAGTTTGAGCGTAGGACTCAAATTCATGCCTATAAAGTTTAGGTTGAAGGGGAATCTGATTCTCAAAACTTCTTTGATTGATTTAATGTGATCGTCCAAGTAGAAGCATAATAATTGCTTGAATTTGTGAAGGGTGGTGATCTAGTGTCATGGACAACGATCATCTCTTCTTAAATTGAAACTAGTAAATGGAATGTAGCTATGCAAATCTATGTTAAAATGACTGAAGTAGGTATTTACTCGAGTGAGTTCACATTTGTTAGGCTTGTCTTCTTTTCTTGGTTTGGGTAATGAGAAACTATTGCATGTACATATAATCAAATTTGGTGTTGCAACGAATTTTGTCTTGAAGTCAACAATTGTTGACATGTATTCCTTATACATACAACTAACAAGAAGGTGAAACTAAGGTCTCGTACATTGCTTGCTTTATGGTAGAACTAGGGGATTCTGATTTCCGATGAGTTAGCCGGCAAAGGAGGTGGTGGTTGTTACTATATATTACATTTGAGTTTGTATGGGTCAATCGAACGATGGCTGCTAGGGTTCAGATGAATGCCCCGAATCACTCTTGGTCGAATTGCATGTAAATTTTACTGATTAGACACATTTGTCCAATTCAATCCACAATTTTACTATCAGATCGAGCAGGTTGAGCGGATCTACCGACTCATGTGCATCCCTCGAAACCCATCCAAACAACTTCAATCCATAGatacaaagtaaaaaaaaaagtaaattcatCATGATTAATACGATGCTAGTGACTTTAAATTGCAACTTTAATCTAACATTAGTATTATGAAGTGAACAACAATTGGAAATAGTAAAAAAAGGGGGAAATAAGCAGCAGGCCGGTGAAATAAAAAAGCCCATTGGGTGAGGATCCAGGAGAAATTGGCGGTCTGATCGGCGATAAGACCGCGACCTCATAGCCCTACTCATCAGCCACtcttctctctcacacacacttCTCTCTCTTCCTGCGTGCTTCTACTTctattctcttctcttcttcacttCAACCACGCCACCATCCCTTTCTCCCTTCGCTTCGTTCGTAGCAGCATATTCCCCCAATCTACAAACCCCAACCCACTCTCGCTTCCATCAAACTCACCGCAAcggtttctctctctctctccaaacCCTATCTATCTCGATAACGCACACGCTAATTCATGTTTTGTTTTCTGATTATCTCGATTTTGTTTTTCAGATGGATAGGTATCAGAGGGTGGAGAAGCCCAAGGCAGATAGTCCTATCAACGAGAACGAGATACGCATTACCAGTCAAGGAAGGATGAGGAATTACATCACCTACGCCACCACTCTCCTTCAGGTAATCTATCCTTATCAGATTGTTAACTGCTTCAATTTGTTTCGTGAAATTGTTAGAGATTTGAATTATTTACACGAGTTTTGAATAAAATCTCACACACAAGTCACTGATTGGAGTGAGTAGTGACTAATTGAAGCATGACATCGTATGAAAACATAAACAATGAGAAGAGTTAGTTGAAAAACGGTTATTAGGTAAAGAATCTGATTACAGAAAGGGTGTATTGAACTTTTCGGCAGCAAAATTGGTGAAGAAAATGGTTAAAATCGCAACGAGTTTACGAGATTGATGAAAATTTTAGAGAGACAATAGATTGAGAGAGTGAAAAGTATGTGAGTGATAGTATTTTTGTTGGTAGGGGACAGTGATTTGTATCTGACATGTGGAGTCATAAGTTAAGGGAATTGTTTCTTCCTAAAGTTttgctactttgcagaagaacTGCTAACCAGACtttctattatatttttctAAAACTTTATGTTTTTCTCAAAACTTCTTCCTAATCGTATATTAACCCCTGCACTGGACACTAGTGGAAATTTAAAGGATAAAGTATCTTTAGGAAAATTACATTCATGCAGGTTcgtgaacaaaaaaaaaaattacattctgTGAACTATCTTTAGGATATTCATTTTCCATCTTAGTCTGAGGCAGAACCTCTTTAGGATAACATTTTCCCTCTTGGGCAGTCCAGTTTTCTctgtatattttcatttttacttTGTTTACTTAATCATTTTACATTGATTTTCTGTTGGTGTGAGGATTTTACCTAATATTTTGTTAAatctgatccaaacatgcaagTTTCAGTTTATCTAGAATCAACTAATATTTTGCCTTTTCCTTTTTTATGTTTCTTATTGCTCTGTATGTATTTTATGCAGGAGAAGGGATCTGATGAAATTGTTCTCAAAGCAATGGGACGTGCAATAAATAAGACTGTAATGATTACTGAGCTGATCAAGGTGGGAGTGTAGATATCTTAACGGAGTATGTGGGTTGGCATTTGCTTATCATACTTTAGTGACTTTTTTGTATTCTTGTTTCAGAGAAGGATTGTTGGTCTGCACCAGAACACTCTGATTGGATCAACTGATATAACTGACACATGGGAACCACTAGAAGAAGGCCTTCTTCCGTATGTATTGTTGTTTCTTCTATGCTACCCCATCAACACTTAATTTCTGTGTGCATGGGAGtgattattttgttttatttgttttacTTGCTCAGTTTGGAGACTACTCGCCATGTTTCTATGATCACAATTAACTTGTCAAAGAAAGAACTGGATACATCCTCCACAGGGTAAGAACTTTATGTTTTAATGGCAACATAGATGTTTTAAGGCAAGCTGCTAGTTTACTAGTAAGATTGGCTTAATTAGTGTTTTCATAAAAACCGTCTTTGTGAGTTTGCTAAGCTGTACTcgtcaataattttttttactctatTCTTCTGGTAAACCACTTTGATGAtgtttattcattttttataacCAATATGGTCATAGATTGGTAAGCCATACCTCCTTGCTTTTGCAGTTCCACAAGTTTCAAGGTCCAGATAAAGTTCTAAAAACTGTATTTTATCATATTGTGCCTGTCTGAGATAATTTAAATATGTTATTGTCAGTTAGTCACACTAGCATTATATAGCTTGTCGAATTGGGAATGAGATAGGACGAAGAGGTCAGGTTTGACAGCTCGTATTTCAAACATAATTTCCTAGTTTCTAAAAAATTTAACACCATCTTAAATTTATCACAAAAGTAACCCTTTATCTCGTAAAATCTGAACAAGCGTTGTGCATTATACTAATTAGGTCAGTATAAGTTCATTTAAATTGACTTGTCATGTTTCCTTGTTTGACATTTGACTTTAACTTTGTATTTCAATTGCTGAGTTGAGGACAATGGAACATATTTAGATCCTTGATTTCAAGGAGGAGTGAAGTAAATGCTATGTCTATCGTGCTGTTCTACTTATGTTATCTGGTTTTCATGCAGACTGATGGGACAGTTCGGATTTGTTAACTCTGCAGTCTAATAGTTTGCGGTGTTTATTTATTTGCACTCTAATTTTTGGCTCGTGCTAATTGATTCTATCAAAccttaatataaatattaaggTCCAGTTATTATTTTAAAGTCTTGTTGTGTTCTGCATTGTGTTATAACTTAGTAAGTTACTGGAATATTGATATATGTTCTACAAGCAGATTTTTACATGTGCTCAGTTGTATTGACCAAAAGGCTTTTCCCCTGCCTCTGGTGTAAAACTGATTGAGTTTTTGTGAAGTTATACCCTCTGTTGGAAAGAATTAATTTTCATCCTCATGCAGATACCAACCTCCTCTTCCTGCTGATCAAGTAAAACCTTTAAATGAATATGAAGAGGATGGAGGTGAGTTagttattttcttttaatatttcAAGAGAGTGAAAAACTCGTGTGATTATTTTGGCATGCTTATTTGCTTACCATAATTTGATGTGATGCAGAAGGCTCCCCAAGGATGCGAGGAAGAGGGCGTGGTCGTGGAAGGGGTCGGGGTAGAGGTATTGTTATGCACTTTGTTTCACTTATTTCACTGTAGTTGGCTAAAGATTAAAGATTGATTCTGAATTGTTTTTTTCAACTCCTTTATTCTGTTGTGGTTTCTTTTAAATTGCATAAGTTGCTTATAAGGATACAATATTTTCTACTTAGGATTTTACAATAATGGGGGTATGGaatatggtggtggtgatggttggGACGGTGGACGTGGCTATGGTGGCAGAGGCCGTGGCTTTGGTCGTGGCAGAGGTCGTGGTTTCCGGGGACGAGGACGGGGAGGCTATGGTGCCCAGCCAGTTGGGTACTATGACTATGGTGAATATGATGCACCACCTGCCCCACGTGGTAAGCATGCAACTTCAATTCTTATATTTTGCTGTGCTATTTGTGTTTGCATGGTGCCTCTTTTAAATCAAGCTACCGATAAATGTCTCTTCTATTGAATTCACCAACTTTTTCCATGTCCTTTTAATTTCCTCTGCACCCTGTATTCAAGCTACTGGAGTGGCATGGTAGTAATTTTTGTTTGATGGTTTTGCAGGACGAGGACGTGGAAGGGGAGGAAGAGGCCGTGGTCGTGGTCGTAATGCAAGCTGGGGAGTTGCTGCTTGATCGCATGGGTGTTGGTTATGATGTATATTTTCAGTTAGAAGATGGTTTTGCCTCTTTGCTTAGTTCTTTGTGGAATCTGCTTATACTATTTTGGTATTATTTGAAGCGTTCGGGTGTTGCAGTCATGTTCCTGCAGTTTTGTTTTTCTAGTTCTTTCCTTTGTAACAACCTCTATAATTTCAAGTTCCGAGGTTGAGTTAGATATTCATATATTTCCTTTGTTTAGGGAGTTTcaagaaaattaaatttgtataatttttttaaatagaagTTACTGGAGTTGAATTTATCTCAAGGTCGCTTTAGAAGGTATGCACTGAAATTTTGGATAGGAATCGCAGTGTCA
This is a stretch of genomic DNA from Lotus japonicus ecotype B-129 chromosome 1, LjGifu_v1.2. It encodes these proteins:
- the LOC130711808 gene encoding uncharacterized protein LOC130711808 isoform X2, whose amino-acid sequence is MDRYQRVEKPKADSPINENEIRITSQGRMRNYITYATTLLQEKGSDEIVLKAMGRAINKTVMITELIKRRIVGLHQNTLIGSTDITDTWEPLEEGLLPLETTRHVSMITINLSKKELDTSSTGYQPPLPADQVKPLNEYEEDGGSPRMRGRGRGRGRGRGRGFYNNGGMEYGGGDGWDGGRGYGGRGRGFGRGRGRGFRGRGRGGYGAQPVGYYDYGEYDAPPAPRGRGRGRGGRGRGRGRNASWGVAA
- the LOC130711808 gene encoding uncharacterized protein LOC130711808 isoform X1; this translates as MDRYQRVEKPKADSPINENEIRITSQGRMRNYITYATTLLQEKGSDEIVLKAMGRAINKTVMITELIKRRIVGLHQNTLIGSTDITDTWEPLEEGLLPLETTRHVSMITINLSKKELDTSSTGYQPPLPADQVKPLNEYEEDGEGSPRMRGRGRGRGRGRGRGFYNNGGMEYGGGDGWDGGRGYGGRGRGFGRGRGRGFRGRGRGGYGAQPVGYYDYGEYDAPPAPRGRGRGRGGRGRGRGRNASWGVAA